The proteins below are encoded in one region of Aeromonas jandaei:
- a CDS encoding efflux RND transporter permease subunit, with product MFSKFFIERPIFASVISIIIVLGGLAAMRSLPIEQYPQITPPVVSVTAFYPGATPEVISQTVAAPLEQQINGVEQMIYMQSGSASNGQMNLNVYFEIGTDPDQATINVNNRVSAAMAQLPEEVKKQGVTVKKKSTAILQVVTLQSPNGSFDTTYLSNYALLNIIDELKRIPGIGDTTLFGGTDYAMRIWLRPDRLAQLELTPSDVIGAIREQNTQFAAGKIGAQPTSAPVDFTYTVQTKGRLEDVKEFENIIVRSMPDGSKIRVKDVARVELGGKDYDVLARANGKPAIGIATYLQPGANAVAVAGAVHDTMERLKARFPQDVEYQIPYDTTEFVKISIEEVVYTLFEAIVLVFVVVYLFLQNFRATLIPCIAVPVSLIGTFAGMLVLGFSINLLTLFGMVLAIGIVVDDAIVVLENVERIMQEKKCSPKEAAILAMQEVSGPVVAIVLVLCAVFLPVAFMGGMTGVMYKQFAITVAVSVAISGLVALTLSPALCAVLLKEGHHKPARFFVWFNDKFDQLTRGYVRGVAFLNRRVAVAFGIIAVLLLSIYGLFLKVPGELVPNEDQGYLISAVMLPDAAAMTRTQAVANQFDKIAMANPNVKDVITFSGFDILSSAIVSNSGLTFITLKDWSERKEAGADSFSLAKTLQGMSLMGLADGFVASFNPPPIQGMSTTGGLEGYLQNRGSGNAQEFSAEVQRFLEAAKERPEFASVTTTYRANVPQVYLDLDREKAKALGLPINAVFDTMQATFGQVYVNDFNQFGRTYRVQLQSEADYRAKKSDIRNVYVRSNKGEMIPLSSLVTVRDATGPELVERFNIFQAAKIMAQPAPGYSSGQAIAALEEVANNTLGNDAKLEWTGSAYQEKAAAGSAGMAFGFGIVMIFLILAAQYERWSLPFAVITAVPFALFGALLATWLVGLTNNVYFQIGLVTLVGLAAKNAILIVEFAVMKHEEGMSLIESALEAARLRFRPIVMTSLAFILGCVPLVTSSGAGAASRHALGWPVIGGMLAATFIAIFFIPLFFRLIMRGSEKGAKQ from the coding sequence CCATCTTCGCCAGCGTGATTTCGATCATTATCGTGCTGGGCGGACTGGCGGCGATGCGATCGCTTCCCATCGAGCAGTACCCGCAGATCACCCCGCCGGTGGTCTCGGTGACCGCCTTCTATCCGGGCGCTACCCCGGAGGTGATCTCCCAGACCGTTGCCGCGCCGCTTGAACAGCAGATCAACGGCGTGGAACAGATGATCTACATGCAGTCGGGTTCTGCCTCCAACGGTCAGATGAACCTCAACGTCTACTTCGAGATCGGCACCGACCCGGATCAGGCCACCATCAACGTCAACAACCGGGTCTCGGCCGCCATGGCCCAGCTGCCGGAAGAGGTGAAAAAGCAGGGGGTTACGGTCAAGAAGAAGTCCACCGCCATCCTGCAGGTGGTGACTTTGCAATCGCCAAACGGCTCGTTTGATACCACCTATCTCTCGAACTACGCCCTGCTCAACATCATCGACGAGCTCAAGCGGATTCCCGGCATCGGCGATACCACCTTGTTTGGCGGTACCGACTACGCCATGCGTATCTGGCTGCGGCCGGATCGACTGGCCCAGCTCGAACTCACCCCGAGCGACGTGATCGGCGCCATTCGCGAGCAGAATACCCAGTTTGCGGCAGGCAAGATCGGTGCCCAGCCCACCTCGGCTCCGGTCGATTTTACTTACACGGTGCAGACCAAAGGGCGCCTTGAGGACGTCAAGGAGTTCGAAAACATCATCGTTCGCTCCATGCCTGACGGCTCCAAGATCCGGGTGAAGGATGTGGCGCGGGTCGAGCTCGGCGGCAAGGATTACGACGTCCTGGCCCGGGCCAACGGCAAACCGGCCATCGGTATCGCCACCTATCTGCAACCGGGCGCCAACGCCGTGGCGGTGGCCGGTGCGGTACACGACACCATGGAACGGCTCAAGGCCCGTTTCCCGCAGGATGTGGAGTACCAGATCCCCTACGACACCACCGAGTTCGTGAAGATCTCCATCGAGGAGGTGGTCTACACGCTGTTCGAGGCGATCGTGCTGGTGTTCGTGGTGGTCTATCTGTTCCTGCAGAACTTCCGCGCCACCCTGATCCCCTGCATCGCGGTGCCGGTATCGCTGATCGGTACCTTCGCCGGCATGCTGGTGCTGGGCTTCTCCATCAACCTGCTCACCCTGTTCGGCATGGTGCTCGCCATCGGTATCGTGGTGGATGACGCCATCGTGGTGCTGGAGAACGTCGAGCGGATCATGCAGGAGAAGAAGTGTTCGCCCAAAGAGGCAGCTATTCTCGCCATGCAGGAGGTCTCCGGCCCGGTGGTCGCTATCGTGCTGGTGCTCTGCGCCGTATTCCTGCCGGTCGCCTTTATGGGCGGCATGACAGGGGTGATGTACAAACAGTTCGCCATCACGGTTGCCGTGTCGGTGGCCATCTCCGGTCTGGTGGCGCTGACCCTGTCACCGGCATTGTGCGCCGTGTTGCTCAAAGAGGGGCACCACAAACCGGCCCGTTTCTTCGTCTGGTTCAACGACAAGTTTGATCAGCTGACCCGTGGCTATGTGCGTGGCGTGGCCTTCCTCAACCGTCGGGTGGCCGTGGCCTTTGGCATCATCGCCGTCCTGCTGCTCTCCATCTACGGCCTCTTCCTCAAGGTGCCGGGCGAGCTGGTCCCGAACGAAGATCAGGGTTACCTCATCTCCGCAGTGATGCTGCCGGATGCCGCCGCCATGACCCGTACCCAGGCGGTCGCCAACCAGTTCGACAAGATCGCCATGGCCAACCCCAACGTGAAGGATGTCATCACCTTCTCGGGCTTTGACATCCTCTCCAGCGCCATCGTCAGCAACAGCGGCCTCACCTTCATTACCCTGAAGGACTGGAGCGAGCGCAAAGAGGCGGGAGCCGACTCCTTCTCGCTGGCCAAGACCCTGCAGGGGATGAGCCTGATGGGGCTGGCTGACGGCTTCGTCGCCTCCTTCAACCCGCCGCCCATTCAGGGGATGTCCACCACCGGCGGCCTTGAGGGATATCTGCAGAACCGCGGCTCAGGCAATGCCCAGGAGTTCTCGGCCGAAGTACAGCGCTTCCTCGAAGCGGCCAAGGAGCGCCCGGAGTTTGCCAGCGTAACCACCACCTACCGCGCCAACGTGCCGCAGGTCTATCTCGACCTGGATCGGGAGAAAGCCAAGGCGCTGGGGCTGCCTATCAACGCGGTGTTCGACACCATGCAGGCCACCTTCGGTCAGGTCTATGTCAACGACTTCAACCAGTTCGGCCGCACCTACCGGGTACAGTTGCAGTCCGAGGCGGACTACCGCGCCAAGAAGAGCGACATTCGCAATGTCTATGTCCGCTCCAACAAGGGGGAGATGATCCCGCTGAGCAGTCTGGTCACGGTGCGTGACGCCACCGGCCCCGAGCTGGTCGAGCGCTTCAACATCTTCCAGGCGGCCAAGATCATGGCACAGCCGGCGCCGGGCTACAGCTCGGGTCAAGCCATCGCCGCGCTGGAAGAGGTGGCCAACAACACCCTTGGCAACGACGCCAAGCTGGAGTGGACCGGCTCCGCCTATCAGGAGAAAGCGGCGGCCGGCAGTGCAGGCATGGCCTTTGGCTTTGGCATCGTGATGATCTTCCTCATTCTGGCCGCCCAGTATGAGCGCTGGAGCCTGCCCTTCGCGGTGATCACCGCGGTGCCGTTCGCCCTGTTTGGCGCCCTGCTGGCCACCTGGCTGGTGGGTCTGACCAACAACGTCTACTTCCAGATCGGTCTGGTGACGCTGGTCGGGCTGGCGGCCAAGAACGCCATCCTGATCGTGGAGTTCGCGGTGATGAAGCACGAAGAGGGGATGAGCCTCATCGAGTCAGCACTGGAGGCGGCGCGGCTGCGTTTTCGCCCCATCGTCATGACCTCGCTCGCCTTTATCCTCGGCTGTGTACCGCTGGTCACCTCCAGTGGTGCCGGGGCGGCGAGCCGTCACGCCCTCGGCTGGCCGGTCATCGGCGGCATGCTGGCCGCGACCTTTATCGCCATCTTCTTTATCCCGCTCTTCTTCCGCCTCATCATGCGAGGCTCGGAAAAAGGCGCGAAGCAGTAA
- a CDS encoding efflux RND transporter periplasmic adaptor subunit yields MSRKLLVSALLLALGAGGGYWAAKQTTAGPAAKEKTPLYWVNPMDPRDKRDAPAKDNMGMDFIPVYEEKQGGSPGTVTISPEIQQNLGVRLAKVEKLPIHQQIETVGYVGYDEDKLEAVNARMAGWIRTLAIKSEGQQVSKGSLIYELYAPDLVNAQHEYLLALNTANPLLLRAAEGKLKSLQVPADQIAALKRSRQVQETVRIYAPSSGYVSELKVREGQYVEPAAALFNISTLKQVWVSAEVFERQAAQLKVGDPVTMTLDYAPGRHWQGRVDYLYPTLDATTRTLKVRLRFANPDEFLKPNMFAKVTIQAGKGEPQLVAPSEAVIRTGSQDRLVLALGDGSFKSVAVTLGPQFGDKVAIKAGVEAGDNIVSSAQFLLDSESAIDSDFQRMTAVRPAQVWTQGEVESIDLANRTLMVSHQPIPEWQWPAMEMEFTVAEGVDISKLAEGQTLHLQVMQEGDEYRITTIHQEKASATDGGAKPAADEMGKMEGMDHSQHQMTMPEMEKKS; encoded by the coding sequence ATGAGCCGGAAACTGCTGGTATCGGCCCTGCTGCTGGCCCTCGGCGCCGGTGGCGGCTACTGGGCCGCCAAACAGACCACCGCTGGCCCCGCGGCCAAGGAGAAGACGCCGCTCTACTGGGTCAACCCCATGGATCCGCGCGACAAGCGCGATGCCCCCGCCAAGGACAACATGGGGATGGACTTTATCCCCGTCTATGAGGAAAAACAGGGCGGCTCACCGGGCACCGTCACCATCAGCCCAGAGATCCAGCAGAACCTGGGGGTGCGGCTCGCCAAGGTGGAGAAGCTCCCCATCCACCAGCAGATCGAGACGGTGGGCTACGTCGGCTATGACGAGGACAAGCTGGAAGCCGTCAACGCCCGCATGGCGGGCTGGATCCGCACCCTCGCCATCAAGAGCGAGGGGCAGCAGGTGAGCAAGGGGAGCCTGATTTACGAGCTCTACGCCCCGGATCTGGTCAACGCCCAGCACGAGTATCTGCTCGCCCTCAATACCGCCAACCCGCTGCTGCTGCGTGCCGCCGAGGGCAAGCTCAAATCCCTGCAGGTGCCGGCGGATCAGATAGCGGCCCTCAAGCGCAGCCGCCAGGTGCAGGAGACGGTGCGCATCTATGCCCCCAGCAGCGGCTATGTCTCCGAGCTGAAAGTGCGCGAAGGCCAGTATGTGGAGCCTGCCGCAGCGCTCTTTAACATCAGCACCCTCAAGCAGGTGTGGGTGAGCGCCGAGGTGTTCGAACGCCAGGCGGCCCAGCTGAAGGTGGGGGATCCGGTCACCATGACCCTGGATTACGCCCCCGGCCGCCACTGGCAGGGTCGGGTCGATTACCTCTACCCGACCCTGGATGCCACCACCCGGACTCTCAAGGTGCGGCTGCGCTTTGCCAACCCGGACGAGTTCCTGAAACCCAATATGTTCGCCAAGGTGACGATTCAGGCGGGCAAGGGAGAGCCGCAATTGGTCGCGCCGAGCGAAGCGGTGATCCGCACCGGCAGCCAGGATCGGCTGGTGCTGGCGCTGGGGGATGGCAGCTTCAAGTCGGTCGCTGTCACTCTGGGCCCCCAGTTTGGCGACAAGGTCGCCATCAAGGCAGGGGTAGAGGCTGGGGATAACATCGTCAGCTCTGCCCAGTTCCTGCTCGACTCCGAATCGGCCATCGATTCCGACTTCCAGCGCATGACGGCGGTGCGCCCCGCCCAGGTGTGGACCCAGGGCGAGGTTGAAAGCATCGATCTGGCCAACCGCACCCTGATGGTCTCCCACCAGCCCATCCCCGAGTGGCAGTGGCCCGCCATGGAGATGGAGTTCACCGTCGCCGAAGGGGTCGATATCAGCAAGCTGGCCGAGGGGCAGACCCTGCATCTGCAGGTGATGCAGGAGGGGGATGAGTACCGCATCACCACCATCCATCAGGAGAAGGCATCCGCTACTGACGGCGGCGCCAAGCCTGCGGCAGATGAGATGGGCAAGATGGAAGGCATGGACCATAGCCAGCATCAGATGACGATGCCCGAGATGGAGAAGAAGTCATGA